Genomic segment of Nitrospirota bacterium:
GGCCCACAGCATGGGGGGGCTGGTGGCCCAGGATGCCATCAACAAGCTCTGCCGCGACGGGACCCCTGAATATCTCAAAATGTATATTTCCTTTTCAACACCTTACGGGGGAGTCGGGGGTGCGAAGACCGGAGTTGAATATGCCCCGCTCGTTGTGCCTTCCTGGAAGGACGTTGCTGAGGGGAGCGCTTTTCTTGATAACATGTACCGGCAAAGGTGCAGTCCGGAGTCGCCTTCTTATCTTTTTTTCGGTTACAGGGACGACTCCCTTGTCAGATCGAGCGACAGCAGCGACGGTGTCATTACACTTAAAAGCCAGTTGGACCCGAGGAAGCAGTTTGCTGTTCAAAAGGTCTACGGGTTTGATGCTACTCACGTTGGTATCCTGAACGATAAAGAGAGCCTGCGGGTCTTCAATCAGACCCTGGAATTAGCAGCTACTTCTCCCAAAAGACAATGAGTTCAAAACGCATAGTATTAAGACATCTATCAGCATTCTGGTCTGAAGAACGGAATTTATCGGTGCTGCTTGGAATAATTATTTTTTACTTTTTTATACTGCCCTCGCTGACGAGTGTGTTTGGAGAAAGGCTGGCCATCAACCTCCTGACCAACTTAACTTACTCTCTGCTGTTTCTGGCCGGTGTGTTTGAATTGACCCGCCACAAAGTCATCCAGACGGTTTTTGCCGTGATAGTCGCGTTGATCATATTTGTCCGCTGGGCGCGTTTGATATCCGGCGGGACCTGGCTGGCGGGATGGGACATTTTTTTATCGCTTGTGTCCTCGCTTGCTTTTGCGGTTGTTGTTTTGGGCCATGTGTACAAGGAAGGGCCGGTGACTGGCCACCGGATACAGGGCGCTGTTGCCGCATACCTGCTGCTTGCAATGGCATTTTCTCTGGCATATTTTCTGATCGAGTTCATAGCTCCCGGCTCTTTTCAAATCCAGGACCGGCCCATGATGCAGATCGACAGTCAATCATGGAAGGTCTTTCATTATTTCAGTATCAGCACCATTACTACAGTGGGCTACGGAGATATCACTGCGATACATCCGATCGCCAGGAACCTTGCGATGGCGGAAGCGCTTGTAGGGCAGCTTTTCCCGGCCATTCTTATAGCGCGCCTGGTTTCATTGCATGTACAAAAGCACCGGGCAAAGAAAGAAGAGTGAAGGCCGTCATCAAATCAGAGGGACATGACCGCATTTGAAATGTCCCTGCTAAGACTGAAAAGTGTTTTGCTCAGGGCGGAAACAAATGCCTCATAGCCAGCGCCGTGGACTTCCTCGCTGATGTTCGATTCCCGTTTTAGGAGCATCCCTTTGTCCTTATCGAAAATCGCCCAGTGGGCCTTCATTTGCACGTACCCGCCAGGAGCGCCTTCAAAACGCATGATGCTGACCTCTACACGGTACCAGTGGGCCGCAGGCGGCTGCATAGCGGAAATCCATGGAGTCACAAAAAAGGATTCCGCGGGCAAAAGTGTAGAAATATTTTCTACGAGTACGCGGGTAATATCGTGATCAAGCGAGCCTGCCCACCTGTCAAATTCCGCGAGCCTGATCACGTTTTCGCCGGAGCGTGTCACGATCTGCGGCCTGTTCAGATAATCGGGAATGCGCAAAGGCCCGACCGCGACGATAACGCTTTTATCACGCGAGGCTTCTGCCGCCGGTCTACTTTCGATTTTTACGGAACTCAGTTGATAAAATCTGGACGGCGTGGAAGCGGCGCATCCGCAAAGCGTCAACAGAAAAAAAATTAACAGTACTCCTGGTCCACGAAAAAATACACGTGCCATGTCAGTCTCCTCCCGGTAAATTTTTACCTCTGATCAGGGCCTCAGGATGCCGGTCGAGATAATCAGTCAGGGAGCGGAGAGAGCGGGAAAGCTCGGAGATCTCATCAAGCGTCCTGCTTAAGTCATACCCTATATTTGCGTTCTGATCGGCGACCCGTTTGATGCCCGCGACCGCGCTTTGTGTCTCTTGCAGGGTTGTGCGCGCCGCCGCGAGGGTGTCCCTGATTCCCTGGGCCAATTCGGCTGGAACGCCTTCTTTTAATGCAAGGGTCTTTTCGGCCTGAGCAAAGGCCCCGCGGGCGGCCCCGGACGTTTCCTCAATGCTTGATGCAACAGGCGCAACTTTTGAATCGATATTTTTTGCGAGCGTGTCAATATTTCTTAGCGCCTGGTTCAGAGAGACAATGCCCTCTTTTAGCTCAGGGGAATTCACCAGCCGGTCGATGCCTTCGACCGCGCTGTCAAGCTTTTTGAGGGTCTGGCCGAGTTTAAGGTCCTGGATCGTTTTTGTCAGCTCCTCCAGCGGAGTGGGTATCGTAGGTATCTCGAGGGTTTTTTCTTTTCCCGCGAATTTGGCCGGCTTGTCGGGATAGAAATCAAGGTTTATCAGAAATTGTCCGGTAACGATGCTCTGCATCTGGAGCTGTGCCCTCAGCCCTTTCGCTATCATGGCCTTAAGGTTGTAGCCATCTTTCAGCTCGCCCACAATATCGGCCTGCGCCGGGTCAAGTTCGATGTAGACCGGAATAATAACTATGAGGTCTTTCAAATTCAAGCGCAGTTTTATGCCGGTGACCTGGCCTACCTTGACACCTCGGAATATGACTGGAGAGCCTACGTTCAGTCCCTTGACCGAGCCCTCGAAGAACATAACGTACTTATACGTTTTCTTGAAAAACTTCCCTGACCCGAAGACCACGACCCCGGCGATCACAAGGACGATGGCGCCGAGGACGAAAGCGCCGATAAGGCTTTTGTTGGCTTTTATCACATTGCCTCCGCTCCCCGCGTGAGAAAATTCCTCACCCTTGGGTCCCTGGAGCTTGATAGAAGTTCTTTAGGGTCCCCGCCGGCGATCATAGTTTTTGTCCCCGCGTCCAGGAAGAGAGAATTGTCGCCGATGGCAAAGATGCTGGCGAGTTCGTGCGTCACGATCACAACGGTTGCGCCGAGGCTGTCCCGCAGCTCC
This window contains:
- a CDS encoding two pore domain potassium channel family protein; its protein translation is MSSKRIVLRHLSAFWSEERNLSVLLGIIIFYFFILPSLTSVFGERLAINLLTNLTYSLLFLAGVFELTRHKVIQTVFAVIVALIIFVRWARLISGGTWLAGWDIFLSLVSSLAFAVVVLGHVYKEGPVTGHRIQGAVAAYLLLAMAFSLAYFLIEFIAPGSFQIQDRPMMQIDSQSWKVFHYFSISTITTVGYGDITAIHPIARNLAMAEALVGQLFPAILIARLVSLHVQKHRAKKEE
- a CDS encoding membrane integrity-associated transporter subunit PqiC; its protein translation is MARVFFRGPGVLLIFFLLTLCGCAASTPSRFYQLSSVKIESRPAAEASRDKSVIVAVGPLRIPDYLNRPQIVTRSGENVIRLAEFDRWAGSLDHDITRVLVENISTLLPAESFFVTPWISAMQPPAAHWYRVEVSIMRFEGAPGGYVQMKAHWAIFDKDKGMLLKRESNISEEVHGAGYEAFVSALSKTLFSLSRDISNAVMSL
- a CDS encoding MCE family protein — its product is MIKANKSLIGAFVLGAIVLVIAGVVVFGSGKFFKKTYKYVMFFEGSVKGLNVGSPVIFRGVKVGQVTGIKLRLNLKDLIVIIPVYIELDPAQADIVGELKDGYNLKAMIAKGLRAQLQMQSIVTGQFLINLDFYPDKPAKFAGKEKTLEIPTIPTPLEELTKTIQDLKLGQTLKKLDSAVEGIDRLVNSPELKEGIVSLNQALRNIDTLAKNIDSKVAPVASSIEETSGAARGAFAQAEKTLALKEGVPAELAQGIRDTLAAARTTLQETQSAVAGIKRVADQNANIGYDLSRTLDEISELSRSLRSLTDYLDRHPEALIRGKNLPGGD